One window from the genome of Paramisgurnus dabryanus chromosome 24, PD_genome_1.1, whole genome shotgun sequence encodes:
- the LOC135724165 gene encoding CD48 antigen-like gives MLHLRKLLLCVFFVKGVFGDEVKSVSVMEGYSVTLETNLTEIQTDQQIQWFFGPQGIPIAQIYPQNNACDPCGSFKDRLKLDNQTGSLTITNITITDSGLYRLEIINSNGSPKKRFNVSVYARLPSPVITCTNSSSSSSSSNCSLLCLVLNVTDVSLSWYKGNSLLSSISVTDLNIRLSLPLEVEYQDTNTYSCVLNNTITNQTQHLNINDVCQCSGSGFFWLCQAVVPVILFLVAVTVVGAVAAAVEYYYRNQQTAQDNQEAEPIKKKRILHFMEVRVPGLQDEN, from the exons ATGTTACATCTGAGGAAACTTctgctttgtgtgttttttgttaaaG gtgtgtttggagATGAAGTGAAGTCAGTGTCAGTGATGGAGGGATATTCTGTTACTCTAGAAACTAATCTTACTGAAATACAGACAGATCAGCAGATACAGTGGTTTTTTGGGCCTCAGGGGATTCCTATAGCTCAAATCTATCCACAGAACAATGCCTGTGATCCATGTGGGAGCTTCAAGGACAGACTGAAGCTGGACAATCAGACTGGATCTCTCACCATCACAAACATCACAATCACAGACTCTGGACTTTATCGACTAGAGATCATCAACAGCAATGGATCTCCAAAAAAGAGATTTAATGTTTCTGTCTATG CTCGTCTGCCCAGTCCTGTCATCACCTGTACCAATAGCTCCTCATCATCATCAAGCTCAAACTGTTCATTATTGTGTTTAGTGTTGAATGTGACAGATGTGAGTCTGTCCTGGTACAAAGGAAACAGTTTATTGTCCAGCATCAGTGTCACTGATCTCAACATCAGACTCTCTCTACCTCTGGAGGTTGAATATCAggatacaaacacatacagctGTGTACTCAACAATACCATCACAAACCAAACTCAACATCTCAACATCAATGATGTCTGTCAGTGTTCAG GTTCAGGATTTTTCTGGTTGTGCCAAGCAGTGGTGCCTGTGATCTTATTTCTAGTAGCAGTAACTGTAGTAGGAGCAGTAGCAGCAGCTGTCGAATACTATTACAGAAATCAACAAACAGCACAAGACA ATCAAGAAGCAGAGCCAATAAAAAAGAAACGCATACTTCATTTTATG GAGGTCAGAGTTCCTGGACTACAGGATGAAAATTGA